Within the Phaseolus vulgaris cultivar G19833 chromosome 9, P. vulgaris v2.0, whole genome shotgun sequence genome, the region GATATGGCACGTGGAAAGGTACcttataataacataataactCTATCATGTGCATGCTATATTACGTGTTCTTATTGGAATCGTACACGTGGCCTAGCTTTGTGTGTGGTATGAAGTTGATGAATTGAATTAATATTTAAGGTGCATGTGTTGCACAAACATCAAAACATGCATGTGACACAACCCTCTTCCTCGTGCCACTTTCCATTCTCCTCTGAATCAAAACCCTTGCCATTCAACTTTATCACAAATGTCGGCTGTGCGGCATAGGCCCATGGCTCAAAAtcactaatatataaatttgcataaaaaatattttttaaattaatatattttttttaaatatgaattttgaaaaaaaaatttaagttatttttttaaataatttcataatattattctCTTGCAtaataacatataaataaataaaaatataaaaatatttttattttttataaaataaaataaaatttcaatcatactaataaattgattaatagaatattttattaaatatatacaaaattttaaagaatatatgattattatttttatttaaaaaataatataaaatattatatataataataataataatatatttaaattttattataaaaaaataaaatttgatttactGTATTTATCATGTAttgaaattaaaacaatatatgcactttagaaaaagataaaaaaaaaaatactattaaatattaaaaaaattattatcattGTGAAAGTGTTATGAATTAGTGATTTTGAGTAATTTCTTTCTGCACTCTCcatgtttttcttcttgcatcccatatttcaaaaaatattcaaattactttttaatattttttattgattgtttttttttaattctagaaTGTGAAATTCAGAAATTttccaaattataaaataagttaaaatttgtgtttcgAATAGTATAATATTTCCTATCTCACAATCcataatacaaatttgtattaaagattataaaatttagaattgataatattaaaaaaatttagaataaaaggatagaagaaaaaattatgaatgaaaaaaaaagttaaaaatatgcTAATTATGTTAACCAGTCCGTCAAATAAATAATCTACCCGTATTTTTTCTTAATGAATCACATAAATATAATTCTTTATAATAATTTCAAGaacaaaattatacaaaattctaaataccaaaataatggtttttttttttacaatataaccatgacaaatttttttttttcagcagaTTATACTTTAATGAATTAATTCACTAATCATGATACTGTAATTGTAAACATCAAAATATCAAGAGTTACTCCATTTGGGTCATAAAATTGAACACCTATTTCGTATTTTCTACTTCATTAACTAAGTAATAGTTATCCATTGTTAAGGTTCGTTAAGTAAGTAATAGATATTCTTAGCTTGTTTTATCCTTCCTTACATAACCTATCAATCAGTGTATTATAATAGTCCATCCCATCATTCCTAAACATGTTAGGAATTTATTATGTTCTAtttctttaaaaacaaaaaaactctTTAAAAATCATTCATTTTACCGATTGactttatcaatttattttataataaaataattggattcaacttttcttttgaaaaatgttcatatttatGATATAGTTCTATTAGTTATAACTTCTAAACACAATTATGGGTTATTGTACTGTTCAATGCATCACAGAAATAAAGGCTACGTTAAGCATGTGACTTGAGTATTATTTATATATCAAGTTATTGTTGAttgatattgaaaaaaaaaaaactatacatTAAACATCAAATTTCTTATCATACGATATTtttctttactattttttataaaaaatcaataaatatttaaacgAATATCTCACACTTCTAATAATTAGTCATTCCATTTTCCTCTAATTTCTTCCATTCAAACTTTCTCACACAGTTTAATGAACAGAAAGCAGTAAATAAAGTTTGAACAAAGcattataaaataatacaaaaatcaTAGCTGATAATATATTTCAGAATGTTAATTGTTCAAGAGGAAACTCATTTTTCTTTTGCCTAGTACATTTGTTATACCTCCCTAACATAATCCTTATTCATTTGAGTTCTGAGACATAAGCAAAATCTCTTTCTGAGCCAGTTCAAATATTTCCTTCAACCGAAGGTTAAACTTGGCTATTATGTTCCGGTTGATCCTCTGCTGAAACTTGGAGCTCTTAAGCCACATAACACCAATGTAAGCATCACACTTGCAAGCACATTCACCAAGAGATGATTTCTCAATTTCGTACCTAAGATGAATCTGCAGGCAATGAATATTAGGTACCCTTCAATGGAACAAGATGAACTAAGTTAATTTATCACAAAACAATTGAAGTTTGAGTTTCCAATTAGCATACATGAAAGTGATCAGCAAATGGGACACCATGAAGAGCCATAACTTCAATCACAGTCCAACCTCCAGTGTTTGCATTTTGGCATTTTTGTTGTGTGCATGTGACTTCACCTCCGAAAGCTGACACTTGTCGATTGAATTGGTAAGAAACACGCCTCTCGAAGACATCAGGTTTTACTAGCTCCCACGAGGTAGTTTCATAGTTCATACATCCTGTTCTCTGCATAATTTTATGCTCCAGGTTTCCTCCACCAAAAATTCCCATCACAGATATCATCTGAGCCAGAGTACGTAACACAACTCAATAGAGCTAGATAAGCTTATTACTACACATAAACTAATCTTAAAGAGGCCATTTCTGTCTTTAGTTTTATTGTGGTATTATTAATTGGTAGCTTACCTTGATTGGTAGTTCTGCAGAGAAAATTCTGGACATTTTTTCTTCATTCTCTAAGATAGATGCAGAGTCTTCTGGAATTACAAAGCCTTCTTGATCTTCATGTTCTTCGGTAATTTGTTCTCTCTGATAGGGGTTTAGGATTCTTGTTCTCCACAAGGCCTTTATTGTTCTTTTGTGGAAACAAAATGAGATGTCAATAGATGTCATCAATATATGAGATTAGGAATATAAGCATGCCTTGTTCATACCTGGAGGCAGCACTAAATGAAGAAAATGATTGAAAATGAAACCTAAGTCTCCCTTCTTCATCTTGAGTCTTTGCACCGTACCTTGCATCAAGACCTCGACCTCTTCGCAGAATTATGACCAATGTAGGGCTTCCTAATGTTGCCCATGAGGGAGGAAGCACTTGTATCTCTTCAATATCTTCCCAAAGGAAGAAAAATTTGGTTTTGTGTCCAAAGAAATTGGCATGAAACCCCAGAATCCGTGCTGAAAGAAACAGTCGACCCTATAGCAGGAAAACATCCTTTGTATACATTATGGATATAACTTGTTATGCATCAAGTCAACATTTCATATTATTAGAGCAAATCTCCCTTTTGATGTCTTGCGTACCTGTAAAGGCATTTTTCTCTTGAGGTAACAAGTGAAATCTTTTATGAGAAATTCTTCCGGAGGTAATGCAAACAATTTCTGGAATGTAGAATTCCTTTGTGGTGATGTAAGATTCAACTGCCATTCAGATACTCagttatatacaataaataggTCTAAATGTTCTATGACACAAGTAGAAAAAAATGAAGTAGGCTAGGTTGAACTGCATGATACCAATTACGAAGGCATGTGCATGGGGCAAGGAGAAGGGAGCAAAGAAGATTCCTAATGCTAATGCTTACCTTTTTGCCTACTTCCTTTTCCATCTTCTCCAAATATTCCTTGATTGTCTCAACTCCTTTATTATTGTCCAAGAAAATTCTCAGGTGCAACTTTGACTGAGAAGATTGAGCAAGTTTTCCTTCGAGCAAGAGCCACATGTCTGCCAACTCAGTTGATGTGTGCTTTAGGAAATTGATCTCAGCATGTCCAAGTGAAACATCCTGGTCAAATGGACCGTCAAAATCAAAAACTTCCACATCCAAAACTGATGGTGGTTCTTCCATAGCATCAAACTCTAATATTTCTGCATATAAGTATCAATACAAATAGACAATTTCAGTGAAGATGTATCCATATCAAAGCAAGTTATTGCAGATTAGATAACTATTAACAAGTTAGAAGGCAAAACCATTCCATTGAGGATTCGACGTTTGAAGCTTGACAGAGCTTGATCTTGTTTGTCCATTACAAGTGAAAACTACATAGGGATCTGACAACCCTTCTGATTCCAAGGAGGCCAAGTCAACCCCCTCAATTAAAGCCACTGTAAGAACCCATCCAACACCATGAGCTTTGAGGCCATGGTCAGTTCCTATTAGAGGAAAATGAAGAGGAGTGTGATCCCTCAGATGAAGTCTCTTAACAGAGATAACAAGAATAATATGTTCAAATGATATTTTTACTTACCCATTTGAAATCTTGCTTGAACAAAGTGAGACAGCATATTATAAACACGCTGCAACTGGGTGATTAAAACTCCACTTATAATGAGTTCCCCAAAACTATCTGGCAATTCAAGACCCTTAAATTCCAAGCCCTGGGGTAGACTTGGACCACAATATAGAATATGCACCACCACATACAAACACATGAAAATGGTAGAAACCACAGTGAAATTACAAAAGTATGTAATTGCCTGCCACCAATGCCACTGGTCTTCAGTTTGCAAAGTTGCTAAAAAATGTTCCTTGTCTGAAAAATTTGCCTTA harbors:
- the LOC137822003 gene encoding C2 and GRAM domain-containing protein At5g50170 isoform X2, which produces MLRLYVCILEAKDLPVKDTYVELRLAKFKAKTRILTNKCTPIWNQEFCFRVHDAEDVLLVSVVSHVNECRVTNGYVGFVGEVRIPVASIAFEDKQTLLPTWFSLQSPKSGKFFNKYCVENSKDLECLHTSCRAPCDKMGLGKQLKVIANVVHKIFKKKEGNSKTGDSSELSTMLSDCEDSVQEDSSPCSFEEALALMESGDSKPEMPENLSGGVLVDQIYLVSPSDLNVFLFAPNSQFRKDLAELQGTTNVQEGPWTWKNGDMSSLTRVVSYTKAATKLIKAVTATEEQKYIRVCRKEFAILVSVSTPEVPYGNTFRIEFLYKIMPGGEVSSGEESSHLVVSWSIVFLHSTMMKSMIESGARQGLKESFSLFSEKLAQNFKVQNKANFSDKEHFLATLQTEDQWHWWQAITYFCNFTVVSTIFMCLYVVVHILYCGPSLPQGLEFKGLELPDSFGELIISGVLITQLQRVYNMLSHFVQARFQMGTDHGLKAHGVGWVLTVALIEGVDLASLESEGLSDPYVVFTCNGQTRSSSVKLQTSNPQWNEILEFDAMEEPPSVLDVEVFDFDGPFDQDVSLGHAEINFLKHTSTELADMWLLLEGKLAQSSQSKLHLRIFLDNNKGVETIKEYLEKMEKEVGKKLNLTSPQRNSTFQKLFALPPEEFLIKDFTCYLKRKMPLQGRLFLSARILGFHANFFGHKTKFFFLWEDIEEIQVLPPSWATLGSPTLVIILRRGRGLDARYGAKTQDEEGRLRFHFQSFSSFSAASRTIKALWRTRILNPYQREQITEEHEDQEGFVIPEDSASILENEEKMSRIFSAELPIKMISVMGIFGGGNLEHKIMQRTGCMNYETTSWELVKPDVFERRVSYQFNRQVSAFGGEVTCTQQKCQNANTGGWTVIEVMALHGVPFADHFHIHLRYEIEKSSLGECACKCDAYIGVMWLKSSKFQQRINRNIIAKFNLRLKEIFELAQKEILLMSQNSNE
- the LOC137822003 gene encoding C2 and GRAM domain-containing protein At5g50170 isoform X1; its protein translation is MLRLYVCILEAKDLPVKDTYVELRLAKFKAKTRILTNKCTPIWNQEFCFRVHDAEDVLLVSVVSHVNECRVTNGYVGFVGEVRIPVASIAFEDKQTLLPTWFSLQSPKSGKFFNKYCGKILLTVSLHGKCCASFTKHKHPPNSTFAVENSKDLECLHTSCRAPCDKMGLGKQLKVIANVVHKIFKKKEGNSKTGDSSELSTMLSDCEDSVQEDSSPCSFEEALALMESGDSKPEMPENLSGGVLVDQIYLVSPSDLNVFLFAPNSQFRKDLAELQGTTNVQEGPWTWKNGDMSSLTRVVSYTKAATKLIKAVTATEEQKYIRVCRKEFAILVSVSTPEVPYGNTFRIEFLYKIMPGGEVSSGEESSHLVVSWSIVFLHSTMMKSMIESGARQGLKESFSLFSEKLAQNFKVQNKANFSDKEHFLATLQTEDQWHWWQAITYFCNFTVVSTIFMCLYVVVHILYCGPSLPQGLEFKGLELPDSFGELIISGVLITQLQRVYNMLSHFVQARFQMGTDHGLKAHGVGWVLTVALIEGVDLASLESEGLSDPYVVFTCNGQTRSSSVKLQTSNPQWNEILEFDAMEEPPSVLDVEVFDFDGPFDQDVSLGHAEINFLKHTSTELADMWLLLEGKLAQSSQSKLHLRIFLDNNKGVETIKEYLEKMEKEVGKKLNLTSPQRNSTFQKLFALPPEEFLIKDFTCYLKRKMPLQGRLFLSARILGFHANFFGHKTKFFFLWEDIEEIQVLPPSWATLGSPTLVIILRRGRGLDARYGAKTQDEEGRLRFHFQSFSSFSAASRTIKALWRTRILNPYQREQITEEHEDQEGFVIPEDSASILENEEKMSRIFSAELPIKMISVMGIFGGGNLEHKIMQRTGCMNYETTSWELVKPDVFERRVSYQFNRQVSAFGGEVTCTQQKCQNANTGGWTVIEVMALHGVPFADHFHIHLRYEIEKSSLGECACKCDAYIGVMWLKSSKFQQRINRNIIAKFNLRLKEIFELAQKEILLMSQNSNE